A genome region from Musa acuminata AAA Group cultivar baxijiao chromosome BXJ3-5, Cavendish_Baxijiao_AAA, whole genome shotgun sequence includes the following:
- the LOC135637954 gene encoding peroxiredoxin-2E-1, chloroplastic-like, with translation MRPTRVIPPLTEMAASLTEAGAKFVAPASRSSAVVRLRPFVAIRVPRILPHATSTLRLRPAAFPRCFASAPAAVASSTTISVGDKLPDATLSYFGPDEEIKTVTVSELTKGKRAVLVAVPGAFTPTCTQKHLPGFVEKAGELRARGVDTIACVSVNDVFVMRAWKEDLKIGDEVLLLSDGNGDFTRALGVELDLRDKPAGLGVRSRRYAMLVEDGVVKVLNLEEGGAFTFSGADDMLKAL, from the coding sequence ATGCGTCCTACTCGGGTGATTCCACCGCTCACGGAGATGGCAGCTTCTCTCACCGAAGCCGGCGCCAAGTTCGTCGCCCCCGCCTCCCGCTCCTCCGCCGTCGTCCGCCTCCGCCCCTTCGTCGCCATCCGCGTGCCCCGCATCCTCCCCCATGCCACTTCCACCCTCCGGCTCCGGCCCGCCGCCTTCCCTCGGTGCTTCGCTTCGGCACCCGCCGCCGTTGCCTCCTCGACCACCATCTCCGTCGGCGACAAGCTCCCCGACGCCACCCTCTCCTACTTCGGCCCCGACGAGGAGATCAAGACCGTCACCGTCTCGGAGCTCACCAAGGGCAAGAGAGCCGTGCTCGTCGCCGTCCCGGGGGCCTTCACCCCGACGTGCACCCAGAAGCACCTCCCCGGCTTCGTGGAGAAGGCCGGGGAGCTGCGCGCCAGGGGCGTGGACACCATCGCTTGCGTCTCCGTCAACGACGTCTTCGTGATGCGGGCGTGGAAGGAGGACCTCAAGATCGGGGACGAGGTGCTGCTGCTCTCCGACGGCAACGGGGACTTCACCAGGGCCCTCGGCGTTGAGCTCGACCTGCGGGACAAACCCGCGGGCCTGGGCGTCCGGTCCCGGCGCTACGCGATGCTGGTGGAGGACGGCGTCGTCAAAGTCCTCAACTTGGAAGAGGGCGGCGCCTTTACCTTCAGCGGCGCGGACGACATGCTGAAAGCCCTCTAA